TTTGCGTTTCTGTGAGTTCTTCGGACATGGTCGGTTCGTTGGTGGTTGCCTCAGTGGTAGAGGACTCGGTTTCGGTGGTGGCTGCCTGCGCCGAGGACGGCTCAGTTTCGGATTTAGGGCTACAAGCTACAGACCAAAGAAGGGTTCCGCAGATGGCCATGGATGCCAGTAATCTGGCTACATTTCTAGTAAACATGAAAGACGGGTTTAGATATTGATGCTTAAACAAAGGGATGCAGGAAAGACCTAGTCCAGCTCAGCGTAAAGGTATTTCTTCCTCGAGATGTAATAGAGGCAAAGTCCTCCCTGATAAATCAATACGACCAATATCAACGTGAAATAAGTAACGGGATAAGTAATACGAATCATGGCCTCCACCAAGTAAACGTCTGGATTGATAGATAATATCAGGTCCTTAAATTCCGATGAAAACATGGCCCAGGGATCTTCTGAGTCAAAGCGCAGTAATTGGTAAGTAGCATAAGCCCAAAGAACGGCTATTAAGTAGATTTGGCTCACACCCAACCACAAGAAGGCCTCCGCGTCTTTATTGGTTAGCAGTCGATTTCCTCGAAGTTCCATGACACCGGAACTGGATACCGCCACACCGACCACAAAGCCAAACAGGTCGCCCATCAACAAAACTACAATGCTGCAAAGTGCTGCGAAGCTAACAATACTCCATCCATTGATACGTGATAAGGCTAGAGCCCGCTGAATTTTTTTCAGAGATTGCTTCCGGATGCATGAAAACCAAGAATCCATCAAGCTCTCCAAATAGCAATTAAAGATCTTACAATGACTTCTTTCCGAGTACTCATTCTATTTTGTGCTGCCAGTATCGCTCCATTGATGCAGCTCTCGGCAAAGGTATTGGAAGGCAATTGCTCAAGGAGTCCCTGAAATATGCGGGTCCCCATGCCTGGACCGTTACCTTCGCTGAAAATAAAAGAGCTAGAAAACTCTACGAGAGCGAAGGATTCACAATAAAGGCCTCCTTTGCGTCTGATGACGACGGATTCCCCTGCGAAGTATTTAAAATGAGCCTGGATTAATCCTCAGGTAATCTCTCAGCGCGAACTCCCATAGTACCTGCCAGCATTCGGCGGCCTCTAATTCCGGTCAGTGCCCTTACTCCACTAGCACCACTCCCAATGATCATGTTGGAAGCATCCTGGGTATCAAGCTGCCCACCTACGATCACGCCTTGTCTGGTAGCGATCGTGTTCATCCCTATTTCAGAAATAGTTTCTCCTACGATGAGCCAGAGCACTTTTTCCACCGGATCTACACCGAGGAAAGTACGAGAATCGTAGACAATATTTCTATCCAAGGCGGCCACATTGATCTGCCCATTGTGGATACTTACGCTCTGCACACCGATTCCCCATTTCAGTTGAGCTAAAAACTCCGGTGAAGGCGGCTTAGAATTCTGGTATATAAAGTTTTCGGCCTCATCCCAACCAAACATATAGGAAAGCGGGTGGATGTGACTGACGGTGCCATCGCAAACCAAGGTTTCCAACGAGGTCACTGATCTCAATGGCCAACTTTTCCACCATTCCTCCGGGTAGTACCGGGTAGTATTGATCATGATATCCAAGTCTGCCGCCCAACGCAGGTAGTCGGCTGGTAAGAGGGTAAAGTGTCGTCCTTCTATATCGTCCTGACGAAACGGGCTGAAGTACAACTCTACTCCTGGCTCGTCCCAATGGATCTCAGCGATCATTACTTTTCCTTTACCGAACGCCTCGGAAATCTCTTCAACCGTAAGAAAGACGCCTCGATAAATTTCCAGCTTGGGAAGGTTTTTAGGCGAGAGTATAATGAAAAATACAAGTAATACGCAGAGCCCCAGACAAGCCAAGCCTGCCAAGGAGAAGAGTAGGAACCTTAATCCTACTCCGCTGAATCTACTTAGTCGGAAACCAATGTTCATGAGAATAAATCCATTTGTTCAGGTTTTGGAGCCTCCAGTTCATGGGGCCAATAAGGAGCCTCAAAAGGAGCACCCGCCTCAATGAGTAGCGATTGAAAACGACGAGCAAGTTGAGGGGCGAGCAGGTCATCTGGCATGTGACAAAAGAAGTGTGGCGTGAGGCCCTGTTCCATCCAATCCATAACCGGTTTCACCCAGTCCAATAAATGTGCCTGGGTTATTTTCTCATTCGGATGGCCCACAAACCTGATAAAAGGTCGAGATCCAGTGGCGATAAACTTTACAGGTAGGTTGGGTTTACGGCGTTGAGCATTCTCAGTGTCCTCATCGGAAGCATTGCCCTTAAATAGAGCTCGTGTATCAAAAATAACACGATCTACACCCTTTTCTGAAAGCAGATGGTTGAAATCAATTTCCTCCTGCCCCGCTTCAAAGAATCTTGGATTACGAACTTCGACGGAGTAATGATATTCCTTAGGTAAGCTATCTAAGAAGATACTTAAATTTTCAAGGTGCCTTGGCTCGAAATGAGAAGGTAATTGCAAAAAAAACTGTCCCAAGTTTTTGCCCAGAGGAGATAAGCGCCCAATAAATTCAACCGTCTCTCGTTCGGCATGTTTTAAAAGCAGATCGTGACTAACGATCCGCGGAAATTTGAAACAAAACTCAAACCCATCCGGCACTTCGTCCTTCCAGCGCTGAATAGTCGCAATCGAAGGTAACCCATAGAAGGAGGAATTTCCTTCAACCGTATTGAAAACGCTTCCGTATTGGGAAAGGAAATCGATTCGCCGCGCATCAGAAGTAAAGAAATTACCTATCCAAGGAGCATGAGCCCATACCGGGCAACCCATTCGGAGATTTTCTGGCAAACACGGTTTTAAGTCGGCAACCATGAGTTCGTAAGCTTTAGAGGATCAGAGGTCATTTTCCGCTGACTAAATTTGAAGGAATCACTGCGTTTATCTATTTTACTAATTCGTCCGAAACCCGGCTTTTTGAAAGTGTGGGAAGAAAGCCCGCTTCAGAGATGCGGACCAAACAAAAAATGAAAAATACGAGGTAGACCAAAGCCGTAAGAATCTCTGTAGGCCAACGCATACGGTCGGGTATCCAATGATAATTTTCTAGATGAAAATATAGCACGAGGCCAGTAGCCACTGAAAGTATCGCCATACAAGAATAGAACAACATGGATTGGTTTCTAGGTAGATAAGCATCCGTCTTTTTATAAACCATCACGAAATAGACAGCCCCTAAACCACTAAGAACAGTCGATGCTCCAAATCGAATGATGCCTTCTACGACCGGAACCGTGGAAGCAAGGATCGCCCACGTTAAGAAGTAAAATGTGAGAAGCCCAAATACAAAGCTGAAGAATGCCCGGAAAAATATATGCGAAAGCGGCGTCACCATACTTAAGACCCTTGGTTGTTTTGAGACACATTCCAAATCCAAAAATGAAAGCATCGGAAAGTATGAGAAAACTAGGTTTTACAGTGCTGGTCGCTTTCCCCAACACTGCAGCTCGTAACCATAACTTGGATTCAAAATGTCAGAGCAACCATATCGCGGTCGGATCGCCCCCTCTCCTACAGGTTACCTGCACCTTGGACACGCGAAAACATTCTGGACGGCTTTCGAACGATGCCAAAACGCCCATGGTTTTCTTATCTACAGAGACGAGGACATTGATTTTCATCGCTGTAAGGAAAACTTTTCACAAGCCGCGATAGAGGATCTGAAGCACTTGGGATTAATTTGGGACGAAGGCCCAATTAAACAGTCACAAAGATCTGCTATCTATATAGAGGCTTTGGAAAAACTAGTTTCACTAGGTCTGGCTTATCCGTGCGAGTCTTCTCGGAAGGACATCAGAGAACATCCCGAAACTATTCTATCACCAGAAAGTGAGTCCATCTTTCCAAAAGCACTTCGTCCGCAGCTCCCATCTGCTAGCTTTCCACTCAACCTGAAGACAAACTGGCGATTCAAAGTACCCGATCACCTCTGTGTTTCTTTCACAGATGGATGCCAGGGAATCAAATCTTACAACTGCCAAGCCGATTTTGGTGATTTCCTTCTCTGGCGAAAGGAAGGCATGCCTTCTTATGAACTCGCCGTAGTGGTCGATGATATTGAAATGCGTATTACGGAGGTAGTCCGCGGTGCAGACTTACTGGCATCTACTGCCAGACAGCTTCTTATATATGAAGCTCTTGAAGCTACGCCGCCTAAATTCTACCACGAGGACCTAGTGACCGACAAATCAGGAGAGCGACTTGCTAAGCGAAAAGACTCTTTGGCGCTCAGAACTTTATTTGCCGACGGACATTCCAGAGATTCCATAAAAAGGATGTGGATGGCTCGTTCGTAGGATCCGTACACGAAGAGACCCTCCGGATTTCTCCGGAGGGCCTAAAAGATCGGGAGGAGCTCGCAACACTCTCGTCCTTCACTGACATTTTGCACTCAACTTTCGTAGGTTGTCAGTTCCCCGACGCTATTCTTCCTGGCAGGGAAGCTATCGATCTCGTAGCAGGACCGCTTAATTGATTTCTCAACTAAGTTATTGAGCAAGGCCTCTCAGCCTAAATTTTGGAATCTGCCGATTCCGCCATTCAGACACGGTTAGGAATTTATCCGCGACGGTTTCATTCCTCTCCTTCTCCCTCAGGTCGGCCTCCACTTTTGATGGAGCGTTTGCCCTAGGGTACGGGTCTGGCCTTTTAACTCTCAGATCACTTTTTTATTCGCAGTCGTCCGCATTTTTACTGCCGACGCTTTGGATTTAGCGACTTGCCATGTCATTCAATCCCTTAGGTGATTTTCCGTTTTTCAGCCTCTACTTTATAATCGGCTGGAGCTTCGCTCGACTTCTTTTCACATCCTGACTAATGGTAGTCATCGTGTCCTTTCTCAGGACACCACTTTCCGGATTGGGTCAAAACGCCCCTCTCCTTCTAACTCGGTCGTCTTCTGTTTCTATGCTTCAGACTCCCGCCTAACTCCGATTCGCATTTACAGTTGGGTGCGAACCCTTCTGCCGGAGCTGGTGATATATGCCTTAATTCCACTTGCGTTTCCTCAAGGGGCAAGGCCCGTCAGGTTAACCTTACCTTTTTCGAAGTAATCTTCGTTTTTTATCCCAGAGGTTTGTTTCCTCACCTCTGTTCTATCAAAGAACTGACAACCATCGTAGAGACGGAATAGCATCCGTCAACTAAAATGGTACGTAAATCGTTGATTGGCAATACTATGTGAATATCTTGTTAATAAGTGCGTCTCAAAAATAGCAACAGCTTAGATTCATCGATTTTTCGGTCTCCATTTTACTTCTGAATGTGAATAACCGCGGTTCGGCAATGTGAATACCCACCGTTAACAACTCTACAGACAGAAAAAAGTGAAAAATAATTCTACATTTCTTCTATTTTTTAGAGGACAATTTCGACAAAACCTTTCCTCAGAATGGCTGTCCAAAGACTAGACCCAGAGAATACGATGGCATTCCTACCCAGCCTTACCTAGTAACTCTATATAACAACCGTATGAAATTAAGACTCCTATTCCTATCAGTCAGTATTATGTTATTCAGCCAACAAGCTAATGCAGCACCTCTAGATATCGGTGATAAGGTTCCAGCGACTCAAGCCACACTAGATTCAGGCGAAATTGTGGACCTTGCGGATTCTGCATCCACAGGCTACGCACTCATTTATTTCTACCCCAAAGCCAATACCCCAGGATGCACTAAACAGGCCTGTAGTCTTCGGGACGCATACGAAGTTCTCCTAGAGGAAAAAGTAACGATCTTTGGAGTGAGCAAAGACAGCATCAAATCACAACGTTCCTTCAAAGAGAAATACAACATTCCATTTTCGTTAGTGGCTGACAGAGACTCTGAAGTCATTAACGCATTTAGAGTTCCAAAGAAGGTGGGTTTTGCGAGTAGACAGGCGTTTCTTTTCAAAAATGGAGTTCTCGTTTGGAGAGACCTGGCAGCGTCCACTTCAAAACAAGCGGAAGATGTTCTGGAGTTTCTCAAAGAGTCATGATTCTCCTCTAGCCATACATCTATAAGAATTCTCATGGCAACAAGTACGGTAGAAAATTACATCAAAGCTATTTACCTGGAATGCAGGAAAACGAGCGAAGACATGTTGGCAATAGGGAAGCTAGCCCAGTCCTTGAGTGTCGTACCTGGCACGGCCACCACGATGGTCAAATCGCTCCATGCAGCTGGCTTGGTTGAATATGAGCCCCGAGTAGGAACCAAGCTGACCGAACAAGGAGAAGTACTCGCTCTTCATGTGCTGAGAAGGCACCGCCTGGTTGAGCTCTTTCTAGTCGAGATACTCAAAATGGATTGGTCGGAAATACACGATGAGGCAGAACAACTGGAGCACGTCATATCCGATCGTGTTCTTGAAAAAATCGACGACCTTCTCGGTCACCCTCAGTATGACCCCCACGGGGATCCTATTCCATCGCACTCAGGAAAGCTTCACGAACGAAACTTACAAAATCTGGTTAACTGCAGTGCGGGTCAGGAAACCATTGTCGCTAGAGTCCTTGATCAAGAACCAGAGTTTCTACAATTCGCAGAAAAAAACGGATTGGTGCCAGGCAAAGCTGTAAAAGTGATACAGCACGACGAAATCGCCAATGCCATCGAAGTAGAAACATCCCTTGGAACCAGCCTAACACTGGGGAAACAAGCAGCAGTAAAGATTGAAGTACAATGACCCGTCCGAAGCGGGGGATCCCTTTTCTTCCCATGCCCAAATCCATAACGGAATCGGGTACGAGTTCCCAACTTGGAGTAGATGTGTTTAGGAAGCTGACTCCTACTCGCGGGCAATTAAACCATCTACCACAGTCGGTATCTTTGATTACACAGGAGGACTTTCAGTCAGATCAGGCATACAGCTTAGAAATCTCATCATTGAGTATCAAGATTCAGGCTGCTGGACAGCTGGGTTGGCATTACGGCCTTCTGACGCTAAATCAAATCGCCTTGGCATCCGAAGACTACCTACCGGTAATAACGGTAGAAGATCATCCAGATTTTTCGCGACGGGGCATCATGCTCGATGTATCCAGAAATAAAGTTCCTAAGCTAGAAACACTGTTCTACCTGATAGACCTTTTCTCGTCCTGGAAGATAAACGAATTGCAGCTATACATCGAACACGCCTTCACCTTTGAAGGGCATGAGGCTGTATGGCGAAATGCATCTCCACTCACGCAGGATGATATTAAGCATTTAGATGCCTATTGCCAGGAGCGATTCATCGAGCTCGTCCCAAATCTAAATTGCTTTGGACACATGAGCCGTTGGCTCATTCATGAGCCATATAACCAGCTGGCCGAACAACCGGAAGGAGGAGAAACTGATTTTGGCTATAGACCCGAACCACAAGGTCTCTGTCCCATTGATCCAGGGTCAATTAAGCTGGCACAGGATCTTATCGAGCAAATCACTGCCTGCTTTGAAAGCAAGCAAGTCAATGTAGGCTGCGATGAAACCATAGATCTCGGTTTTGGAAGAAGCAAACAAGCCGTTAAGGAGAACGGGCGAGGACAAGTTTATTTAGACTATCTACAAAAAGTACATAGCCTTTGTGAAAATCATGGCTACCGGATGCAGTTTTGGGCCGACATATTGCTCAAGTATCCTGAGCTGATGGGAGAGGTCCCATCAGACAGCCTGGCTCTCAACTGGGGCTATGAAGCCATCCACCCGTTTGAAGAAGAGACCGCTCACCTAGGCTCGTCGGATTTACAATACTATGTCTGTCCCGGAACATCCTCATGGAACAGCATTGGCGGACGGACAGAAAACATGCTCGGAAATATTCGCAAGGCAGCTTCAATGGGAAAACGAAATGATGCTGTCGGCCTTTTGACAACAGATTGGGGAGACAATGGCCACCTTCAGCCATTAGTCGCTAGCTTTCCTGGTTTCGCATTTGGTTCTGCTTGTGCATGGAATCAGGACAAAGAGATAGATCTTTCTACCACACTCGACTTACACGTTTTCCAAAACGAAGGATGGGGCCAACTACTTCTAGACATTGGTAATCTGGACCAAGCGTTTGATATCTATATTCATAACCAATCCGTTCTCTTCCAAATTCTAAATGAGGATGAATCGTTCATCAGAAAAATCGAGAACCTGAATCTCGAGTCTCTTCAAGTTTCATTAACGAAGGCCATCCATCTGCAACAAGCATTTAAAGCTCTTAAGAAGGACCACCCAATTGAACGGACAATCATGGAAGAAGTTGGTTGGGTACTGAAAATGTTGATACATGCCTGCCACCGTGGTCAGGCGATTCTTCTAGGAGATACTCTAGATAATCTGCACAAAGAGGCACTTGAACTGCGCACACAACACAAAGAACTGTGGCACATTCGCAATAGGCCAGGAGAGTATGTGCTATCCAGAAAATCCTTTGATTCTATGATCGAATCATAGGAATCTGCCCACTGGCAGCCGTGGTCTGAATGGTGGGATTCTTAACGCGATTAAATACGTAGATTCCTTTGGTGGTAAAAGCGTTAAAATTCTTTGTATAAAAACTATAAAATCCCATAGGAATCAGGGATTAGATGTTCGGAGGAAGTTCTCTGTAAATGCTCTGAAAGATAGCTATCTGCTACCTTTCAAACTCTTCTTACCAACTCTTCATGCTCAAACGAGTATCGACACGCAATTTATTGATCATGTCCGCATTTTTGACGGGCATTGTCATCGTTTCCTTACTATACCTTCTCCACTCGTGGGAGCAGGAGCAGTTTGCACTGAAAATAAAAACTCAAAACGAGTTAAACTATCAGTCATTTCAGATAGCTCTCGATTCAGAGTTTCAGAAGAACCAAACACGAGCCCAGATACTTGGGAAAGAGCCAAGTGTGGCAGCGGAACTAGCTAAAATCTACGTCGAGTCACTATCAGGACAATCGCCTTCTATTGAACCCCTGCGAAAGCAACTGCTGCCCTATTGGCAAAAAATGGCTGCGAATGAGATTCAGCCTGAACTGAGTATCCACTTCCCAGGACAGGTGGATCCGCTGATAGAACTTCGGGAAGGTTGGAGTCACTCCAAGACCGAGGCTCCGGACCCAGCAATCCTAAATCAAGCTTTCGAAACTGATATGCTAGGCAAAGGGCTGGAGCATACAGTATCTGGCATTACCATTTCTATCGTTGAACCTCTTTACGCTCAACACCCAGAAAATAATCAAACATTCTTGGTCGGATTCCTTAGAATTGCTTCTTCGACTTCGCAAATTCTAGCAAGTGTATCGGGAACTCCCGAAAGTGGTGAATCTGCACTCATGGTCAAAGCCGATGGATCGATGGGGCATACAGCTGAGGAAATCGATCAGCTTATCCGCGTCCCGGGTCATCAATCATTATTGCAACTCAGTGATTCCACGGCTCCCACCATTCGATTTATCCTGAAAAACTTTGACCAAATCAACGATTACGAGGGCCAGGGCTGGCAAGCAGTTAGCTCTCGAAACCACTGGTTCTCTCTTTCCACATTCATGGTCGAAACCAATGGGACTAAAGACTCTCAATTTATTTACAGCACCTGGAGAGACATTACTCAGGAAGTTGCCAGGTCAAACCAGAATTTCCAGCGGATGTTATTTTATTCCATGGGAGGATTCATTATATCCGGAATCCTACTACTTATTCTTTATAACATCTTCAGGAAAAGAGTGGAAGATGCTGTGGAGATAAAAACACTCGATCTTGAGAATAAGAATAACGAACTCAAACAAGCACGGAAGCGGGCGGAAATTAATGCTCGAG
This genomic stretch from Opitutia bacterium ISCC 52 harbors:
- a CDS encoding beta-N-acetylhexosaminidase, with the translated sequence MPKSITESGTSSQLGVDVFRKLTPTRGQLNHLPQSVSLITQEDFQSDQAYSLEISSLSIKIQAAGQLGWHYGLLTLNQIALASEDYLPVITVEDHPDFSRRGIMLDVSRNKVPKLETLFYLIDLFSSWKINELQLYIEHAFTFEGHEAVWRNASPLTQDDIKHLDAYCQERFIELVPNLNCFGHMSRWLIHEPYNQLAEQPEGGETDFGYRPEPQGLCPIDPGSIKLAQDLIEQITACFESKQVNVGCDETIDLGFGRSKQAVKENGRGQVYLDYLQKVHSLCENHGYRMQFWADILLKYPELMGEVPSDSLALNWGYEAIHPFEEETAHLGSSDLQYYVCPGTSSWNSIGGRTENMLGNIRKAASMGKRNDAVGLLTTDWGDNGHLQPLVASFPGFAFGSACAWNQDKEIDLSTTLDLHVFQNEGWGQLLLDIGNLDQAFDIYIHNQSVLFQILNEDESFIRKIENLNLESLQVSLTKAIHLQQAFKALKKDHPIERTIMEEVGWVLKMLIHACHRGQAILLGDTLDNLHKEALELRTQHKELWHIRNRPGEYVLSRKSFDSMIES
- a CDS encoding tRNA glutamyl-Q synthetase, with the translated sequence MSEQPYRGRIAPSPTGYLHLGHAKTFWTAFERCQNAHGFLIYRDEDIDFHRCKENFSQAAIEDLKHLGLIWDEGPIKQSQRSAIYIEALEKLVSLGLAYPCESSRKDIREHPETILSPESESIFPKALRPQLPSASFPLNLKTNWRFKVPDHLCVSFTDGCQGIKSYNCQADFGDFLLWRKEGMPSYELAVVVDDIEMRITEVVRGADLLASTARQLLIYEALEATPPKFYHEDLVTDKSGERLAKRKDSLALRTLFADGHSRDSIKRMWMARS
- a CDS encoding GNAT family N-acetyltransferase, whose translation is MCCQYRSIDAALGKGIGRQLLKESLKYAGPHAWTVTFAENKRARKLYESEGFTIKASFASDDDGFPCEVFKMSLD
- a CDS encoding peroxiredoxin; its protein translation is MKLRLLFLSVSIMLFSQQANAAPLDIGDKVPATQATLDSGEIVDLADSASTGYALIYFYPKANTPGCTKQACSLRDAYEVLLEEKVTIFGVSKDSIKSQRSFKEKYNIPFSLVADRDSEVINAFRVPKKVGFASRQAFLFKNGVLVWRDLAASTSKQAEDVLEFLKES
- a CDS encoding metal-dependent transcriptional regulator translates to MATSTVENYIKAIYLECRKTSEDMLAIGKLAQSLSVVPGTATTMVKSLHAAGLVEYEPRVGTKLTEQGEVLALHVLRRHRLVELFLVEILKMDWSEIHDEAEQLEHVISDRVLEKIDDLLGHPQYDPHGDPIPSHSGKLHERNLQNLVNCSAGQETIVARVLDQEPEFLQFAEKNGLVPGKAVKVIQHDEIANAIEVETSLGTSLTLGKQAAVKIEVQ
- a CDS encoding DUF72 domain-containing protein — translated: MPENLRMGCPVWAHAPWIGNFFTSDARRIDFLSQYGSVFNTVEGNSSFYGLPSIATIQRWKDEVPDGFEFCFKFPRIVSHDLLLKHAERETVEFIGRLSPLGKNLGQFFLQLPSHFEPRHLENLSIFLDSLPKEYHYSVEVRNPRFFEAGQEEIDFNHLLSEKGVDRVIFDTRALFKGNASDEDTENAQRRKPNLPVKFIATGSRPFIRFVGHPNEKITQAHLLDWVKPVMDWMEQGLTPHFFCHMPDDLLAPQLARRFQSLLIEAGAPFEAPYWPHELEAPKPEQMDLFS